The DNA sequence GTGTGAAGCTACATCCAGTGAAAAAGTAGATTGAAGTTTCAGGAGTAGAGTTGCATAATGGGCAAGTTATGTCGATATTAACATGTTTTGTTTTGAGCTGAGTCTTAGTTGGAAGGCAATTAGAACAAATAAAATCTTAATTGATTTTAGAATAATATAACATTGCAATAATAAAAGTGTGATGATACttaaattaggataatttttttttctaaactttatgatataaaaataatattttataaataaagaaGATGCTTGAAAGAAAGTTAATCAAATTAATGTTATTGAttactttgttttgttttttgttttttctatttaacgattctttcagttttttttttttttttttgaataaaaaggagatcccactttttttttttataaagtcgATCTCAATttataaaaacataaatttaaaataatattaaaaaaattattacatattCCCCAACTCATTTTTTTAATcctattcatttttattattgactaattaattttttttaaaaaaatacttttatgaGTTAGAGTAAAAATAGTGTTTtcaccttaaaaaaatattctaaatatatatttaaggaataaaaaattaagatttaatAAATGTGTGATATTTTCTCTTCCTAAAAGAACAAACTTGtgactttataaaaaaaaaaaaagtgatattttcTTTTCTCAATATTTTCATACAGTTAAGTTAATATCATTAggaaatttgaattattatgCATTTAATAGACTAATATTGGTCCACTAAATAATAGTTATTCAATATTTCTAGAAtaggttaattttaaattaaaattctattttactCCTCTCATTCTAAAAAgtggctctctctctctctttcttccctctctctctctttctctcgaaCTCTCTCGAACCCACCACCACCACGACGCTTCTTGACCGAACCCACTGAGCACTAGACTAAACCCACATGAGGAGGAACCCACCACCCACTGAGCACCACTCGACCGAACCCACCACCCACTCGACCCACCAAGAAGAGGAGCACAATAACGGTCAAGGTAAGAATTccccttatggtatttttgaatatttttcttattgaTTAGGGAATAAATGTTGTTTATTGatagatttagggtttggtatgtgTGTTTTAGATTAGATCTAGGGTTAGATATTGCATCTGTAATTTTCGGGAGAGAAAATGCATTCTTAGGCAGGCCCGATGTATCGTGATGCAAAGTTAGTTCTAGGGTTGAAGACAAAGGCCCAATATAGGGCCCGATGGTCAGTCTAATTGTCTGACCAACTTCCAAAAGTTTTAACTTGGCTTGATATAGGGTACGATGGTGCCTGattattatttagaattttagtttttttgttaTGGCCTGATGTGGGCCCGATAGGGTACGATATTTAGGCCCAATGTGTTTTCTCTTTCATAattttaggtttgggtctgatAGGCCTGACATAGGGCCCAATTAGAGGCCCAAtggtaatttgaattttaatattttattgtggCTGGATATTGGCCCGATGTAGGGTACGATGTTTGGTCCAATATTTAATCTCTTGCATAATTTTTGGTGAGGGTTTGATAGGCCTGACATAGGGGCCGATAGTGTGCCTGATTGCcatattgaatatttttttttgttagggcCTGATAGGTCTGATACATGGACCGATTGTAGTCCGATGCTTATGCACAAATTTTCTCACtgccttttttgtatttttttttacagtctTCCAAAGTTCCACGCCTTTTACTTCCAATATCAGACCATTACACTGGTCGTGTGACTTGGCAAAATGGTAGTTGGTATTACCCAAAAGTAAAAGCCAAATTTATGAAAATGCAGTTATTGGAAAAAGGTGAAGGAGGAATCCCCTTTCAAGTAATTTTTTTGAGAGATAGCCATTAGCATTTTCGGGTgcacttatttattaattattcatGCATAAGATCAAATCAGATAAGGATGACGAAGTGCATTTTTACATTGCAAGGAAGAGATGTTGATTTGGCCAAActgagtttgttgggttttgtgcgctaaataaaacctattttaatataatcagatatactaattaataaagatcaaaaatcattttatgttgtatggttcacatgatttatttcatgattatgtttaatgtataaattctattaaatccaaaacatatataaatatatatttgttcatgattatagtgttatcAGCACAGtttaatataatcatgattttatgttcaaaagtttaattcccatgatttgtcagttcactggatttagactgacatgataatcagcgataaggtatacttacaccttggataagtattaTGTCATTttcagggtattggcaaagtttaccagtatcgaatgtatagagtatacattggaagggaccgatattgatcttggataagatatcataaacttaccgttatatctttctaagtcaataccaatggttgatcttaggtctatagatcttaatcctgatatgattaggttcagcttagttgtattatttatgttcttcaagttgttcgtggatGCTAACCAATGGTTCTGGCatatatttacatcttgggaacatggtagttcaattgagtgggagcgctaattatagatatggaatctatagcttctataagtatttagaagtgaaacaatgattttctttgagcttggttgaatagagataaatgattgagatctcatttcagtgattatattagtttactgaaatatcatttataggtagctaagtgttttaaggataaaatacattaaagggtagaacgataaatttgtcccttttcgatgtagatcatctatagaggatctttgactattaggattgtaacaatggataatcataacgtatctatatcgtggtacatatagagtattctatataattgagagtgctattcaattccaaatctattgTGGCGCAAggcaaaattaataagttagggaatttacttagtaaattctagatctacttattgaaagctcgatcGGTTATAtatgcccatggtcccctcactagttgagataatactgcttgcaaactcagttaattagttttaattaatcaattataattttaaaattagactatgtcttatttaagaattttcactaagcaagtgcttaattgtgaagaaaagaggttttggggtcaatttattaatttaagagactttgcattgtgacagttagtagtcccgtgatccgtaaggggaaacaccgggtaagctgtgcaatcccacaccgcctgaggaaggtcaagtgggatgattctgagactgtgtaggtatgggactacacagttgaaaagggcttaaatggattgattggtactacctatgtcaacaaggtgcatcttgtttttcgatagcccatcacgaaagaactccacggttaagcgtgcttggcctggagtaatttaaggatgggtgacctcctgggaagttttcccaggaagcgtgcgagtgaggacaaagcacgctgaaaacactcgtgttggtctgtagggccagtcatcaatccaagaagcagcccgagtggcgtactcgtgtataagagccattcattccgtggctgtaaggacccaatggaggcttgaagcggggacgttacaaatggtatcagagccttgacccagccggaagtgtggtcgacgaggacgtcagaCCCCGtaaaggggggtgattgtgacagttagtagtcccgtgatccgtaaggggaaacactgggtaagttgtgcaatcccacaccgcctgagaaaggtcaagtgggatgattctgagactgtgtaggtatgggactacacagttgaaaagggcttaaatggattgattggtactacctatgtcaacaaggtgcatcttgtttttcggtagcccatcacgaaagaactccacggttaagcgtgcttggcctggagtaatttaaggatgggtgacctcctgggaagttttcccaggaagcgtgcgagtgaggacaaagcacgctcaaaacactcgtgttggtctgtagggccagtcatcaatccaggaagcagcccgagtggcgtactcgtgtataagagccattcattccgtgggtgtaaggacccaatggaggcttgaagcggggacgttacatgcatggtctaattaataaataatataaatagtaattttatttgataattaattataattattaaataaataattttggcatttatatgattgaattagaaaatattatattattgaaagaagaatgactagttgaaataaagtggcaaaattgtaactagagcaATGTccattaagtggtcggccactcTAGTGATTTTtgtccaatattttattcttttttaatccatataattcagccctaagccctagttgaaatactacaaaaggaacatgatgctctcatctcatccacttgacaACTTAACTATTCACTTCAACCAACCtaaacctagttttcattctctgataactagtagatgagagacaccttctATATAGTTTTTaagcctccttcattgttcttcatagtcagcctatagtgatagagtgtcatgcccacacacagcaagtcaagtactcaatcatagtgagtaagacagtggtaaccaaacccgaaggagagacgAGATCTAGTCTTAGATTTTGATAATAGTATATGAccgaaaggaacaagggttagagatctgagcgaaggagtcattatattccgctgcagccaatgtaaggttttttaaactcttatgtgtttaatgttattgttttagagatattcatatttaggttgttaattcaatatacttgttagtaaatctagatcctggtaaaatatttccaacagagtTTGTCTTGGTGACTGGGCTTAACATGTTACATGGACCTACTGAGTCTGAAGTTGAAGAGAAGGCGACGTCAGACCGTTTGATAGTAGAATACTTCAATGGGGATCTATCCACCAACATTGGTCGACTGCGCATCGTCTTTGAGAGTTGCACTGAGAAGGATGATGTTTACAAGTTGGGCATGGTGTTATTTGTGATGGGTGTTCTGATTGGGAAAGAGGAGAGGACCCTAGTTCCGCCATTTATCATGAGAATGGCTGACGACCTTGCTTTTTCTACGAGTACCCGTAGGGGAAGATTTCTTTCAACTTGCTAAAAGAAACTTGGAGTGAGAACTTCGTAGAAAAGAAGAAGCATATGGATAAGAAGATTGAAAAGGGAACTACTCAGAAGGAGTTGAAGTACTCAACTTATGGATATGCTCTAGCATTGCAGTATTGGGCTTACGAGTCCATCTTGGAGCTTGTTGAGAAATTTGTGATCAAAAAATCGCATCACTTTCCCAGAATGGTGAACTGGGAGAGTAAGGAGGTGTCACTCAGCAAGAATGAAGTCATTAGATTGTTTGCGAAAAACGTAAGTTTTTTAATTCATTGTATTTGTTcacgtttatttatttatttcattttaatctAAGTCTAATAatctttttattcttattttcaaTTGGCAGTCTACTCCATTTTATGTTCGTGGCCTAATGAGGGGGAGTTTTTGAGCAACGTCACTGGAGGTGAGGCGCCTCTATTTGTGGATATGGAGGAATTGGTTGCTAGTAGTGATGGACAACCTACTCAGGATAGTTTGCGTAGCCAGGCCTCAAAGCTTGCACAAACCCTAGAACAACGAGCGGAGGAAGCTAGAATCTTTAGAGAGGATACACCACCACACTTTCAACCATTAGGGGCCAATTCTATTCCACCGTCTGCATCGATGCCCCATTCTGCATCTATGCTACAGTCAGCATCTATTCACAGCACTTCACAACCTCAAGAATCAATATCTTCTGCCATATTGGCAAGATTGGAGAGTGTTCAGAGAGACAACTTGCTTCAAAGCAAGGCCAGACTGATATTCTGAAAGGACATACAGAGATTATGCGTTACTTGAAGACCCTATTGACACTCATGGGAAATCCGAGAAGGCCCAATACAGAGGCAGAGCCACAGTCAAACCCCATCTCTTCGAGAGATGAGTTCATTCTTCCCAATGATTACAAACCTAATGATGTGAAAGATGTACTCCATACACCTCAAAACATGTCGATCATGCCCATTAGAGATACGCAAGATTCAGAGGTGCAAGTTTTAGAGACTGTTTCAACACCAGTGGAGAAGAGACCGAAAAAGAGGCTGAGGTGGTTTGACGAGTACAccaaaataaagaagaagatgaaaccATCGATAGCTCATGTGAATGTTGACCCACTTCGGCCCGTTGACAAAAGCTACTACATAATTTCTGAAATCGGTTAGTGGGAACCATTGGAAACAAGTATCCGAGGGATGTCTTCATTGGTGTACACGGTGTGGCTTGGTTCTATAAGCTACTTACTAAAAGAGAATGACTTTCTGATGATGTAAGTTTCTTAACTAAGTATTATTTGATGttatttactgtttttttttttattttttaatgctcTAAAGTGCTCGTGTTGACTTATTTGTATGAATTATGCAGCATTTGGATGCGACTTTCCATATGATGAGGAGGCGGCAACACTTCTTCCCAGAGTTATACCCACGTAAGTGTATTGTCATGCCATCTTGGTTTGTTTCATCGTTGAAGGGTCGATGGGACGCTTGGAAGGAAAATACTGGCCACCCTGGCTTTGTTTGGGATGAGTCCATCTTGGAACTCATTCGTGGGGAACCACTCCAATTCATGCAATCTTAGTAGGATATGGAGTGCATATACATGGCCATCTTCTTGGACCGACAAAAACATTAGGTGGCTATGGAGGCGAATCTTGAGGTCTTAGCTATCACAAGCTCTGGGTTTGGGATTTTGGGTTTGTTGGGGAAGGAGGacaaagaaagagaagaagataaagaagaaaaaaaaagagaataagaagaataataattattttttttttattttaaattacttttaaaatttttaattaatttttataataataaagataatTAAGGACAAATCAAAACATGACACATGTATAATTGTGTACACATAGATTTACTAGCTTGGCATTTAACTTTGAAAATTCAACGGAATGATAAAGACCACAACAGAGATTCGGAGGTTTCACCACTAAAATTTTGATTTGAGGGATTAagtgtttaaaaatatataatttgattAGTTTAGCCGCTAATATGCCAATAATTTATGAAATCTCAAAACTACAATCAACTAGTACATGATGACTTATGCGTAAATATCACTTTCTTTTACGAAAAATTTGACTTTTTATACATTTATtagattaaaattattttcctaAACCTAAGTTAACCCATATTGGTAGAATAGGCTAACATTTCATAAAATCTAATTCTACCCATCCCATTTCAAACAcctaactctctctctctctctctctctctctctctctctctctctctctctctctctctctctctctctctctctctctctctctctctctctctctctctctttgaacTCACCCCAAGAACTCGACCCATAAACCACCACCCACAACCTCGGTCCCTTCTCTCCACGACCACCACGACCACAGATCCAATGAGCGTCGCAGACCCAATGACTTCTCCATCAACCACGACTTCACCATCGGTAATGTTATCAAATGAATAAATTATGATTAATGTTTGTTATCTGTGAGTAGATGTTAGATTTAGGGTCGAAAAACGACCAGATCTGAGTTTTGggcaaaaaaatagtttttttgcCAAGCCCGATAGTGGCCCGATGCCTTCCTATTGTTAAAATGAGTAAATGTTGAAGAAAAGGTTCGATGGTGGTCTGATAGTAGCCCGATGATATGGTCTGATAGTGGTCCCATGCTTTCCTATTGTTAAAATGATTAAAGGTTGTAGGCGAATGTCCGATAGTGGCCCGATGCTATAGTCCGATAGTTGTTCGATGGTAGCCCAATGGTGGCTCGATGCCTTCTAACTTAATGAATAGAGCTTAATATCTATATATGTAGAATATGGTTTGATGGTAGTCCGATAGTGGCCtgatgctacttttttttttatgtacaaaaacataaaaaaaaaaaaataaataaataacaagtAGCATCAGGCTACCATCAGATGCACCACCATTAGTATAAATAGAAATGAGGAATATGGATAGTAATTTACTATACAGTATTCAGAATTGgaataaattaatggagaaatgtaactgaataaatgaaaaataatcggaatcaatatttgtaatatgttgtttactaacTTTTTTTGGAAATCgaatagttgtgatttatcttatttactttattaggaaacgtaatcggaatgcttaaattgactaaattgcccttttgagttaaattatattatagggtagttattttgtaagacataatttaaaagataaaattattattatatatttaatattaaaaaataaaatacaaataattaaaatccatTACTCTTAATGGCATTCTTTACAAAATTAGTAGAGGaagttcttttttttcttttctccctTATTAAATAAGTGATTCTTTTCCTAATTTCAATaatataagtaaataaatataaaaaaaaaaaaaaaaaaattattttaccattaATTCTCATTACTTAGTAGTAAATAtgcaaagttagaaaaaaaaaaatataaaaaaagggaaaaaaaaaagtagcatgggtatcaaaaatttaatgtacactaaatctaggaatataaatttaaattttccttGTTTTACTTGCCTTGACGTGTTGTGTTAGTAAAGCTAAAATAAAATCGTGAGGAGGCTGAAAACGAAGAGAGACGCCATTCTCAATAGGCAAAGCATGTTGATTCTCCTCCGCAGAAACGGCCCCAAACTTTTGCACAATCCCATTCTCAACTCCCCATTCTTCACTCGCCTCCACACATCCGCCGCTGCCTCGCCACTCCCACCCACCACCACCGGCCTCTATGGCTTCGATCACTTGAAAACCCCCAAAGGCTTCCACCGTTTCCTCGATGATGCTATCCAAAGGTATAAATATATACACTTAATTCCTCTCACTTTAGTTTACACCAACGCTAATACATCCCCTTATTCGTTTTTTCTTTTGTGAGAAGGTCCGGAGAGCTGGTTACGTACATTGCAACAATGCCTTCTTCAACGGAAATTATCAAAGCCATGGACGAAATTTCAGACACAGTATGTTTTAATTTTCAGCTCAAGATTCgattctataatttttttttttgtgcgaatttgattgtattttttttttttgtatgtgtTTTGTAGGTTTGTTCCGTTGTTGACTCCGCAGAGCTTTGTAGACACACTCATCCGGAcaggtttatttattttcatattcagTTTGGCCTTAAAATTTCTCATTTTTGAATTGCTCACATTTTCTATTCGACCAGGGAATTTGTTGAGGAAGCAAACACTGCGTGGATGAAAATTAACGAGTATCTACATGTGAGGTGACCGTGTGAACTGGCTTTGACTTGCTCTTGATTCTGCTTTTGTTTTCGTTGTTGTATTCATGCAATGTATGAACTTGAACTAATTCAGTGAGTTGAAAGTGAACTGACCATGATAAGATAATTTTGCTCAGTGGTAGTGGCAAACACTTGCTTGGCATAGGGAAATGGTTTTTGAGAATTAAGTCAAGTAAGAtgacattaataataataataagaagaattgAATGCACAATTCCAATTATGTGCTAACGTTGTAGTTTCTGTTCAtgttattaatttgtatttttttgcttTTAGTAGTTGTAATTGTGATTTGTTCCTAATGAACCTTTTTCATTGTTACATTCAGTATCTCAATACTAATCATACCCTTTATGATGCCGTGAAAAAAGCTGAGCAAGAAAGTCATCTGCTCACCGAGGAAGCTCAAAGAGCAGCGCGTTACCTGCGTATTGACTTTGAGAGGGGTGGAATTCATCTTTCTACTGGTACTTATTGTTTTTAATTCTTATTTCTGTTAAAGCTTTGATCTAATCTCTGGAATAATGCCACCTTCTTTTCACTGTCCAGACAAACTAGATCGAGTAAATCAACTAAGCATAGAAATTTCTCAACTCTGCAGAGAGTAAGTTTCATGTTGCTGTTAATTCTTGCATGTACTCGTTCATGTTTCTTTTAATTGATGAACTTTGATAAAAATCAGAGTAAAAAGTTTCAACAAGAAACATAAGGGGAACCTTCAagcaaaagataaataaataaaatacgcATCAAATAAATTCTGTCAATTATGCATATAAATTAAACGAAAAGAACATAATCTATGGATCAAATGATGAATAAAAGTTATATAACTATGCCTCTATTGTTTTAATGATGGACAGAAACTTGGGCTCTAGTGTTTCACCTAAATTTAGTTGCTCGAAGTTAGCAATTATAATATAAGTATGTTGGCATAGACTGGCTGGCTCACTTTACACTCTTTTGTCTAAGTTCATTTTGGATATGCTTCAGGTACAGTGAAAATATTATCATTGACCCAGGTCGTGTGGACATATTTCCATCATCACGAGTTCCAAAAAATTTGCATCATTTAGTAAAGCCCATTTATCATTCATCATCTGCAAATTCAAGGGAGTCATTAAATCCTGTAACCATGAATAAAAAGGGCTTCCGGATAGAAACAGATGCATCAACTCTATCTTCTGTTCTGCAATTGACACCTGATGATGAGGTAATTTTCATCTTAAAGTTCAAATAtattcgttttttttttatttatttgaatctTTTTGTGCTGGGTAGTTGCTATTAATGATACTTGACCTTTAAATAGTAGTTGCCCCTGTAGGGCTTTGAATCAATCTTTCTTTATCAAACTGACTTTAAACTATCTCATTTTTAGGTGAGGAAAATGGCATATGTTCAAGGAAACTCTTCCCCTCAGGCAAATCTTGGTGTTCTTAATAGGCTTATAAGCACTCGCAATGAACTAGCTCAGGTGAATGATTTCTCATGCATAGCTTTGTGATTAAGTATCCAAtggtgcaattttttttttttatttatttttgatagaTCCAATTGCAATTTAATTTGAGGTGTTAGTAGTTATTTTTCCTGTTTTACTAATTACTCGTAATGATTTGCACATAAATATGATGTAATGTGATGTACTTAGTATTTGTGGGAAAAACATATCTTCTGTTTCTGGTGAGTGCAGATATTAGGTTATAGAAGCTATGCTGAATTCTCACTGAAGCCTAACATGGCTTCATCTCCAGAAGTGGTGATGTCATTTTTGGAGGAGATGAGCAACATGGTCCGACCTAGTGCTGATGAGGTATCATTATTTCCATGGTGGTGGTTTGCTTCAATAAGTTGTGTAAGTAAACACACATGAATATGTATTAATACATCCATATATAatccttaaaataataattgcaggaatttaaaaaaattagggaTTTTAAGAGAGGGAAATCTGGTCAAATATCTGGAGATTTAGAGCCATGGGATGAAGCTTACTACACTGCCTTAATGAAGTCTTCTGTCTATAACTTGGATTCTTCGGTAAATTCtgcatatattttattgtaaatcttgcatataaattattttttagtatcTATTACAGCAAA is a window from the Cannabis sativa cultivar Pink pepper isolate KNU-18-1 chromosome 1, ASM2916894v1, whole genome shotgun sequence genome containing:
- the LOC133030254 gene encoding mitochondrial intermediate peptidase, mitochondrial produces the protein MLILLRRNGPKLLHNPILNSPFFTRLHTSAAASPLPPTTTGLYGFDHLKTPKGFHRFLDDAIQRSGELVTYIATMPSSTEIIKAMDEISDTVCSVVDSAELCRHTHPDREFVEEANTAWMKINEYLHYLNTNHTLYDAVKKAEQESHLLTEEAQRAARYLRIDFERGGIHLSTDKLDRVNQLSIEISQLCREYSENIIIDPGRVDIFPSSRVPKNLHHLVKPIYHSSSANSRESLNPVTMNKKGFRIETDASTLSSVLQLTPDDEVRKMAYVQGNSSPQANLGVLNRLISTRNELAQILGYRSYAEFSLKPNMASSPEVVMSFLEEMSNMVRPSADEEFKKIRDFKRGKSGQISGDLEPWDEAYYTALMKSSVYNLDSSVVASYFPLPQCLEGLKVLVQSLFGATFCSVPLAPGESWHPDVLKMSLHHPDEGDLGYLYLDLHSRKGKYPGCAHFAIKGGRRVSETEYQLPIVALICNFSGSPDPSNVRLNHWELETLFHEFGHALHSLLSRTDYQHFSGTRVALDLAETPSNLFEYYAWDYRVLRTFARHYSTGEVIPQKLVESMEGARKMFAATELQRQIFYAIMDQTLFGEQENPPRDPSSIVADLKTKYTSWRHVEGTHWQSRFNHLLNYGAGYYSYLYAKCLSASIWQNVCKEDPLSLSTGVALREKLLQHGGAREPADILNGLVGNGVIRYCNGGIVPDISSLCEEMNLNRRR